In one window of Nodosilinea sp. PGN35 DNA:
- a CDS encoding class I SAM-dependent methyltransferase: protein MKSEAKGRLPADPSPWGAQVQAVGRRYDHEFGGQPFDLPPEVEEMAVFQDWIAGSLTPRISTPFWEAVKPRKRDRCLDIGCGISFLIYPWREWEALFQGHEISSVACAALTSRGPQLNSKLFKGVTQGPAHRLEYEPQSFDMAIATGVSCYYPPDYWATVLQQVKKVLKPGGWFLFDAINPEAELAEPWAILETYLGAEVHLEDLNRWPALVKAEGGRVVSTKDYELFRLFKVKWDA from the coding sequence ATGAAAAGTGAAGCAAAGGGTCGCCTGCCCGCCGATCCCTCCCCCTGGGGGGCTCAGGTGCAGGCGGTGGGGCGGCGCTACGACCACGAGTTTGGCGGCCAGCCCTTTGACCTGCCGCCGGAGGTCGAGGAGATGGCGGTGTTTCAAGACTGGATCGCGGGCAGCCTGACGCCCCGTATTTCAACTCCCTTTTGGGAGGCGGTGAAGCCTCGCAAGCGCGATCGCTGCCTCGATATCGGCTGCGGCATCAGCTTCCTCATCTACCCCTGGCGCGAGTGGGAGGCCCTATTTCAGGGCCACGAGATTAGTTCGGTGGCCTGCGCGGCGCTGACCTCCCGTGGCCCCCAGCTCAACTCCAAGCTGTTTAAGGGCGTCACCCAGGGCCCGGCCCACCGCCTGGAGTACGAGCCCCAGAGCTTTGATATGGCGATCGCCACCGGGGTCAGCTGCTACTACCCCCCTGACTACTGGGCCACCGTGCTGCAACAGGTGAAAAAAGTGCTCAAGCCCGGCGGCTGGTTTTTGTTTGACGCCATCAATCCCGAGGCCGAGCTGGCCGAACCCTGGGCCATTCTCGAAACCTACCTGGGGGCGGAAGTACACCTTGAAGATCTCAACCGCTGGCCGGCCCTGGTCAAAGCCGAGGGGGGGCGGGTCGTCTCTACCAAAGACTATGAGCTGTTTCGCCTGTTTAAGGTGAAGTGGGACGCTTAG
- a CDS encoding SH3 domain-containing protein, producing the protein MGWCGANARLGLGLLLLLGGCNPGGSDPVSETTPGPAEVAPAAEASAALMDDGGYRSTPIDPSRTAQLVTQGEGSQVNLRSQPTTQSTSRGHGLGGDPVTLLRLAEGEGGLSWYYVKFALSGAEGWVRGDFIDTSAPAAAAPAAAATTAAPCGDYRPEAFFETKSFSIYLCQTPQGLSYIGTDKTNHETLATADVRSSQGTYIAIDGSYQYHVSDKALAVYQISSGSYSQLEGEDVIRHERFLY; encoded by the coding sequence ATGGGGTGGTGCGGGGCAAACGCCAGGCTGGGGCTAGGACTGCTGCTGCTGCTGGGGGGCTGCAATCCAGGGGGGAGCGACCCGGTGAGCGAGACGACCCCCGGCCCTGCCGAGGTCGCGCCCGCCGCTGAGGCCTCGGCGGCGCTGATGGACGACGGCGGCTACCGCTCAACGCCGATTGACCCCAGCCGCACCGCTCAGCTGGTGACCCAGGGGGAGGGATCGCAGGTGAATCTGCGATCGCAGCCCACCACCCAGTCCACCTCGCGGGGCCACGGCCTCGGCGGCGACCCCGTCACCCTGCTGCGCCTGGCCGAAGGCGAGGGCGGACTGAGCTGGTACTACGTCAAATTTGCCCTCTCAGGGGCCGAGGGCTGGGTGCGCGGCGACTTTATCGACACCAGCGCCCCTGCTGCCGCCGCTCCCGCCGCTGCCGCAACCACCGCTGCCCCCTGCGGCGACTACCGACCGGAGGCGTTTTTTGAGACCAAATCCTTCAGTATTTACCTGTGCCAAACCCCCCAGGGGCTCAGCTACATCGGCACCGACAAAACCAACCACGAAACCCTAGCCACCGCCGATGTCCGCAGCAGCCAGGGCACCTACATTGCCATCGACGGCAGCTACCAATACCACGTCAGCGACAAAGCCCTAGCGGTGTACCAGATCAGCAGCGGCAGCTACAGCCAGCTCGAGGGCGAAGACGTGATTCGCCACGAGCGATTCCTATACTGA
- a CDS encoding single-stranded DNA-binding protein, which translates to MNNCLLMAEIVQSPQLRYTSDNQTPVAEFVVQFPGLKEGDPSSQMKVVGWGNLAQDIQAQYQAGQRVLLEGRLAMNVIDNPQGYKEKQVEMTVQRIYSVGDLNTMPMAPPAAVAAPAAAPSPAASRPQSPRPQTAPSGPAEPAPSYDDIPF; encoded by the coding sequence ATGAACAATTGCCTGCTAATGGCCGAGATCGTGCAGTCGCCCCAGCTGCGCTACACCTCCGACAATCAAACTCCCGTCGCCGAATTCGTGGTGCAGTTTCCGGGCCTCAAGGAGGGCGACCCCTCCTCCCAAATGAAGGTGGTGGGCTGGGGCAACCTGGCCCAGGATATTCAGGCGCAGTACCAGGCGGGCCAGCGGGTGCTGCTGGAGGGCCGCCTGGCCATGAACGTGATCGACAACCCCCAGGGCTACAAAGAAAAACAGGTCGAAATGACCGTGCAGCGCATCTACAGCGTGGGCGATCTCAACACCATGCCCATGGCCCCCCCGGCGGCGGTGGCCGCCCCCGCCGCTGCGCCCAGCCCGGCGGCCTCGCGCCCGCAGAGCCCGCGCCCGCAGACGGCCCCCAGCGGCCCCGCTGAGCCCGCCCCCAGCTACGACGACATTCCGTTTTAG
- a CDS encoding mannose-1-phosphate guanyltransferase, which produces MRAVLMAGGSGTRLRPLTCDLPKPMVPILNRPIAEHIVNLLKRNGINEVIATLFYLPDVMRNYFSDGRDFGVQMTYAVEEDQPLGTAGCVKNIADLLTDTFLVISGDSVTDFDLRAAIEFHKQKGAKATLVLTRVPNPIEFGVVITDEDCRIKRFLEKPSTSEIFSDTVNTGTYILEPEVLDYLPDNEESDFSKDLFPLLLDKGEPMYGYVAEGYWCDVGHLEAYREAQYDALHRKVVVDYAYAETSPGVWIGENTQIDPTAEIHPPVMVGNNCRIGARTVLEPGTVIGDNVTIGNDADLKRPIVWNGAIVGDEVHLRACSIARGARVDRRSHVLEGAVIGPLSTVGEEAQISPGVRVWPSKQIESGATLNINLIWGNTAQRNLFGQRGVAGLANIDITPEFAVKLGAAYGSTLKQGSHVTVSRDQRSISRMVSRSLIAGLMSVGVNIQNLEATAIPVARSVLAEMGVAGGIHVRLHPDRPDYVLIEFFDAQGIDIPKGKEKKIEGAYFKEDLRRAAIHEIGTVTYPTSVVSTYTTAFEKHLNIAAVTNSQAKVVIDYLYAVSGAVLPQILGKFDCDAVVLNASLRQVALSNDEREVMLSQLGQVVQSLRATFGAQVSANGEQLILVDEVGTRIRGEVLTSLMAHMMLTTHPRGTIVVPVHTSGAIEHIARRHDGRVIRTKANPTALMEACQTNPNVVLGGSGEMGFIFPELHPGFDAMFCIAKLIEILSLQQRSLGQIWSELPRMNYRMQTLRCPWTVKGALMRYLVEENPPERLELIDGVKILGDNPDDWVLVLPDAGEPLVHIYGNSQSREWLDCTLAKYQQHVQNFIEKEQGIKETVSL; this is translated from the coding sequence ATGCGTGCAGTGCTTATGGCTGGTGGTTCAGGGACTCGGCTGCGGCCCCTAACCTGCGATTTACCTAAGCCCATGGTGCCGATCCTCAACCGACCCATTGCCGAGCACATTGTCAATTTACTCAAGCGCAACGGCATCAATGAGGTGATTGCCACCCTCTTTTATCTGCCCGATGTGATGCGCAACTACTTCAGCGACGGGCGAGATTTTGGCGTGCAGATGACCTACGCCGTCGAAGAAGACCAGCCCCTGGGTACGGCGGGCTGCGTGAAGAACATTGCCGACCTGCTCACCGACACGTTTCTGGTGATCAGCGGCGACAGCGTTACCGACTTTGACCTCCGGGCGGCCATCGAGTTTCACAAACAAAAGGGCGCTAAGGCCACCCTGGTGCTGACGCGGGTGCCCAACCCCATCGAGTTTGGGGTGGTGATCACCGATGAAGACTGCCGCATCAAGCGATTTTTAGAGAAGCCCTCCACCAGCGAAATTTTTTCTGACACGGTGAACACCGGCACCTACATTCTCGAACCCGAGGTGCTCGACTACCTGCCCGACAACGAAGAGTCTGATTTCTCCAAAGACCTGTTTCCGCTGCTGCTCGACAAGGGCGAACCCATGTACGGCTACGTAGCGGAGGGCTACTGGTGCGATGTCGGCCACCTGGAGGCCTACCGCGAGGCCCAGTACGACGCGCTGCACCGCAAAGTTGTGGTCGATTATGCATACGCTGAGACATCTCCCGGCGTGTGGATCGGCGAAAATACCCAGATAGATCCCACGGCTGAGATTCACCCGCCGGTCATGGTTGGCAACAACTGCCGCATTGGCGCTCGCACGGTGCTCGAACCGGGCACGGTGATTGGCGACAATGTCACCATCGGCAACGATGCCGACCTCAAGCGACCCATTGTCTGGAACGGGGCGATCGTCGGCGATGAGGTGCACCTGCGGGCCTGTAGCATCGCCCGGGGAGCCCGAGTTGACCGGCGCTCCCACGTGCTGGAGGGGGCGGTGATTGGGCCGCTGTCTACGGTGGGCGAAGAGGCGCAAATTAGCCCCGGCGTGCGGGTCTGGCCGAGTAAGCAAATCGAGTCAGGTGCAACGTTGAACATCAACCTTATCTGGGGCAACACGGCGCAGCGCAACCTGTTTGGCCAGCGGGGGGTAGCTGGGCTGGCCAATATCGACATCACCCCCGAGTTTGCGGTCAAGCTGGGGGCGGCCTACGGGTCTACCCTCAAGCAGGGCTCCCACGTGACCGTATCGCGGGATCAGCGCAGCATTTCGCGCATGGTGTCGCGATCGCTGATCGCGGGCCTGATGTCCGTCGGTGTCAACATCCAAAACCTGGAGGCCACGGCGATTCCGGTGGCCCGCAGCGTGCTGGCTGAGATGGGCGTGGCCGGGGGCATTCACGTGCGGCTGCACCCCGATCGCCCCGACTACGTGCTGATCGAATTCTTTGACGCCCAGGGTATCGACATTCCCAAGGGCAAAGAGAAGAAAATCGAAGGGGCCTATTTCAAAGAAGACCTCAGGCGGGCGGCCATCCACGAGATCGGCACCGTCACCTACCCCACCAGCGTGGTTTCGACCTACACCACCGCCTTTGAAAAACACCTCAACATCGCAGCGGTCACCAACAGCCAGGCCAAGGTGGTCATTGACTACCTCTACGCCGTCTCGGGGGCGGTGCTGCCGCAGATTCTCGGCAAGTTTGACTGCGATGCCGTGGTGCTCAACGCCAGCCTGCGCCAGGTGGCCCTCTCCAACGACGAGCGCGAGGTGATGCTCAGCCAGCTGGGTCAGGTGGTGCAGTCGCTGCGGGCCACCTTTGGGGCCCAGGTGTCGGCCAACGGCGAGCAGCTAATTCTAGTCGATGAGGTGGGCACCCGCATTCGCGGCGAAGTGCTGACCTCCCTGATGGCCCACATGATGCTGACCACCCACCCCCGCGGCACCATCGTGGTGCCGGTGCACACCTCGGGGGCGATCGAGCACATTGCCCGCCGCCACGACGGGCGGGTGATTCGCACCAAGGCCAACCCCACCGCCCTGATGGAAGCCTGCCAGACCAACCCCAACGTGGTGCTGGGCGGCAGCGGCGAGATGGGCTTTATCTTCCCCGAGCTGCACCCCGGCTTTGACGCTATGTTCTGCATCGCCAAGCTGATTGAAATTTTGAGCCTGCAGCAGCGATCGCTGGGCCAGATCTGGTCAGAGCTGCCCCGCATGAACTACCGCATGCAGACCCTGCGCTGTCCCTGGACCGTGAAGGGGGCCCTGATGCGCTACCTGGTCGAAGAAAACCCGCCCGAACGGCTGGAGCTGATTGACGGCGTTAAGATCTTAGGCGACAACCCCGATGACTGGGTGCTGGTGCTCCCCGACGCGGGCGAGCCCCTGGTACACATCTACGGCAACAGCCAGAGCCGCGAATGGCTCGACTGCACCCTGGCCAAGTACCAGCAGCACGTGCAAAACTTCATCGAGAAAGAACAGGGGATTAAGGAGACCGTATCGCTATGA
- a CDS encoding serine hydrolase translates to MAQYDDPRNPFSAGRPEAGSPWGESAPEPSPGRGGLHLPGEPNPGGWSGEGPPRPSPVARRRNQWRQHQQLTPDFGPGAGAVPAEPEPEPAVRPAARNASLPTWRRAPGAAPSHSSPPPRPERAAPLGPLASPRESRSGAIPLQMHPHSIHPNTLNRDGAIAPGRIPPSGGLQPTKVTPLRPHPRRPDAATAAAQAARRPQSAPQGLVASTPPEVAAPGDGPAVPRRSRAATARRRLANPPLPLLYLIRLIILGVGVAAIAGTLLSVLSPTNVAAPGQPTAPSAQANAGRAAGSLVQGTTAATVTDLRLTGEISHLKGELEQLATLTPGLTPVSFAIDLDSGQYVDLGGAEAVSAASTIKVPILVAFLQQVDAGTLALNQSIALQEEYMASGSGTLRGEAVGTEYTALDLATRMIVTSDNTATNMIIAALGGLEALNQTFAAWGLEHTLLRNPLPDLDGTNTTSAKDLTLLMALIDQGGLLTPRSRDRLFSIMQRTENGSLIPSGIRDGSLLANKTGDIGSMLGDVALVDVSNGKRYALAVLVQRPTNDGRASELIRRMTETVHTEMAQPVAPVGGGGASPAPLSPPGEFENPDGFESQSPAYEDPYVPVPSNRTPARDEIPPG, encoded by the coding sequence ATGGCACAGTACGACGATCCTCGCAATCCCTTTTCGGCAGGTCGCCCCGAGGCAGGGTCGCCCTGGGGCGAGTCGGCCCCGGAGCCCAGTCCGGGGCGCGGCGGGCTGCACCTGCCCGGCGAACCCAACCCCGGCGGCTGGAGCGGAGAAGGGCCGCCGCGCCCATCCCCCGTCGCCCGTCGCCGCAACCAGTGGCGACAGCACCAGCAGCTCACCCCCGACTTTGGCCCCGGCGCTGGAGCAGTCCCGGCGGAGCCCGAGCCCGAGCCCGCCGTGCGCCCGGCGGCCCGCAATGCCTCTTTGCCCACCTGGCGGCGCGCCCCAGGGGCGGCCCCGTCGCACTCCAGCCCTCCGCCCCGCCCCGAGCGGGCCGCCCCCCTGGGGCCGCTCGCCTCGCCGAGAGAGTCCCGCTCCGGGGCCATTCCCCTGCAAATGCACCCCCACAGCATCCATCCGAACACCCTCAACCGCGACGGAGCGATAGCTCCGGGCCGGATTCCCCCGTCGGGTGGGCTGCAGCCCACCAAGGTGACGCCCCTGCGGCCCCACCCCCGGCGACCGGATGCCGCAACCGCAGCGGCGCAGGCGGCCCGACGGCCGCAGTCTGCCCCCCAGGGGTTGGTGGCGAGCACCCCGCCGGAGGTGGCGGCCCCGGGCGATGGCCCTGCTGTACCTCGGCGATCGCGGGCGGCCACCGCCCGACGACGGCTGGCCAATCCGCCGCTGCCGCTGCTCTATTTGATTCGCCTGATTATTTTGGGGGTGGGGGTGGCAGCGATCGCCGGCACCCTGCTGTCGGTGCTCAGCCCCACCAATGTAGCCGCCCCTGGGCAACCGACCGCCCCCTCCGCCCAGGCCAACGCAGGCCGCGCCGCCGGTTCTCTGGTGCAGGGCACCACCGCCGCCACCGTCACCGACCTGCGCCTGACCGGCGAAATCTCCCACCTCAAGGGGGAGCTAGAGCAGTTGGCCACCCTGACCCCCGGCCTGACCCCGGTCAGCTTTGCCATCGATCTCGACTCCGGTCAGTACGTTGACCTGGGCGGAGCCGAGGCCGTCTCGGCGGCCAGCACCATCAAGGTGCCGATTTTGGTGGCCTTTTTGCAGCAGGTGGATGCGGGCACCCTGGCCCTCAACCAGTCCATTGCCCTGCAAGAGGAATACATGGCCAGCGGCTCCGGCACCCTGCGCGGCGAAGCCGTGGGCACCGAGTACACCGCCCTCGACCTGGCCACCCGGATGATTGTGACCAGCGACAACACCGCCACCAATATGATCATCGCCGCTCTGGGGGGCCTGGAGGCGCTCAACCAGACCTTTGCCGCCTGGGGGCTAGAGCACACTCTGCTGCGCAACCCCCTACCCGACCTAGACGGCACCAACACCACCAGCGCCAAAGACCTGACCCTGCTGATGGCCCTCATCGATCAGGGCGGTCTGCTGACCCCCAGGTCGCGCGATCGCCTGTTCAGCATCATGCAGCGCACCGAGAACGGCAGCCTGATTCCCTCGGGCATTCGCGATGGCTCACTGCTGGCCAACAAAACCGGCGACATTGGCAGCATGCTGGGCGATGTCGCCCTGGTGGACGTATCCAACGGCAAGCGCTACGCCCTGGCCGTTCTGGTGCAGCGCCCCACCAACGACGGCCGCGCCAGCGAGCTGATTCGCCGCATGACCGAAACCGTCCACACCGAAATGGCCCAGCCCGTAGCCCCCGTGGGCGGCGGCGGCGCTAGCCCCGCCCCGCTCAGCCCCCCGGGCGAATTTGAGAATCCCGACGGGTTTGAGTCTCAATCCCCCGCCTATGAAGACCCCTATGTTCCGGTGCCAAGCAATCGGACTCCCGCGCGGGATGAGATTCCACCGGGGTGA